One window of the Tachypleus tridentatus isolate NWPU-2018 chromosome 10, ASM421037v1, whole genome shotgun sequence genome contains the following:
- the LOC143228721 gene encoding septin-2-like, which yields MNNHIPFAVVGSTEFTKLNNKMIRARQYPWGTVQVENENHCDFVKLREMLIRINMEDMREQTHTHHYELYRRMRLEQMGFSDIGADNKPVSFQETYEQKRQEHLQALQRKEEEMRQSFVVRVKEKEGELKEAEKELHSKFDSLKKQHAEEKKKLEEEKKRLEDEMNSFNKRKLAIMQAQTQPQSHTLTLGKSKKK from the exons ATGAAT AATCACATACCTTTTGCTGTTGTGGGAAGTACAGAGTTCACAAAGTTAAACAACAAGATGATACGAGCAAGACAGTATCCCTGGGGGACAGTTCAAG TGGAAAATGAGAACCACTGTGACTTTGTGAAACTGCGAGAGATGCTTATTCGTATCAACATGGAAGATATGCGAGAACAAACACATACTCACCACTACGAACTGTATCGAAGAATGAGATTAGAACAGATGGGTTTCTCGGATATCGGTGCCGATAATAAGCCAGTAAGCTTCCAAGAAACTTACGAGCAGAAGCGACAAGAACACTTGCAG GCCCTCCAGCGAAAAGAAGAGGAGATGAGACAGTCGTTTGTTGTACGAGTGAAGGAGAAAGAAGGAGAACTGAAGGAAGCAGAGAAAGAG CTACATTCAAAGTTTGACAGCTTGAAGAAGCAACATGCTGAAGAAAAGAAGAAACTAGAGGAAGAAAAGAAGAGATTAGAAGATGAAATGAACTCCTTCAACAAAAGGAAGCTGGCCATCATGCAGGCTCAGACCCAGCCACAATCACACACTCTTACTCTTGGGAAAAGTAAGAAAAAGTGA